CGGCCGCTGACCACGCCGGTCGGGATCGTCACTGCGGCGAGCCGGGCTGAGCAGCAGGTGGTGCATAGCGACCTTGGCCATTTCCTCGACGAGGAGATCGGTATGACCTCCATCGTCATCATCGGCAACCGCAGCACCCGGCTGATCGCCGGCCGGATGGTGACGCCGCGGGGTTATTATTGATGATTCTGCTGTTCGGGGGCACCTCCGAGACCGCTGGCCTGGCCGAGTCTCTGGCCGGGCTGGAATTGCCGGTGCTGGTCTCGACGGCGACGGATGCCGAGCTGGATGTGGGCCGGCATCCGTTGATCCGGCGGCGCTGCGGCCGCTTGGACGAAGAAGGGATGAGCGCGTTGCTGGTCCGCGAGGGGCTTCGGCTGATCGTCGATGCCAGCCACCCTTTTGCCGTTGAATTGCAGCGCACTGCTCGTGCGGTGGCGGCCCGCTATCAACTCCCGTATTTCCGCTTTCAACGACCCGCCTGCGCGCTTAGCGCGGACGAGCTGTTCGAAGTGGCCGATCATCAGGAGGCCGCCGAACTGGCCGTCTCTTTCGGCAGCCCGGTGCTGCTGACCACCGGTTCGCGCAACCTGGAGCCCTATGTTCATGCCGCCCGGCGCGAAGGCGTGCCCCTGTTTGTCCGGGTCCTGCCGCACCCGGACGCGGTTGCGGCCTGCGCAGCGGCGGGAATCCCGGAGGCCAACCGGATCTTTGCCCGGGGGCCTTTTTCCGAGGAGCAGAACCGCAAGCTCATCGCGACCCTGCGGATCGGTGTCCTGGTGACCAAGGACAGCGGTGTGGCCGGCGGGGTTGCTGAAAAGATCGCCGCCGCGCGCAAGGAAGACTGTCTGGTCATTATGATCCGCCGCCCTGCAGAGCATGACAGCGGACCGTTTGAGCATGCTGCTGTGACCGACATTCCGACTTTGCTCGACAGCATCAGGGCAATTTTGTAACCTTTTCTTCATAGCCTTTCCGACGGGGTGTCGATCGTCTCGCCCCAATAACTCCCCGGACTTTCCACTTGGCAAAAGAGTGCCACTTGGGCGGCGCTCATGCGCGTCCGGTTGCATCCTCTTCCAAAGCCAACTCCTATATACTGCCTACCGGGTTTAAAAAACAGTTGGACAAGCCGCTGGTTACTGAATAGAATCACCCCAGTTAAGAGATATTAAGAGTTTCTTTGCGGAAGACTTCTTAATTGATTGAAAAATTAAGCTAATTTTGACTCATCATATGAATTTTCTGTAAGCAGAGGGCTTATGAAACCAAACAGGGAATCGTTGACCGACCGGGTGGTGCGGTCTTTGAAAAGTGATATCGCCAGCGGCCGCTATGCGGTCGGGGCCGCGCTCCCTTCCGAACCCTTTCTGGTCAAACAGTTCGGAGTCAGCCGGACCGTGATCCGCGAAGCCCTGGCCGGGTTGAAAGCGGCGGGGCTGATCGATACCAGGCAAGGGGCCGGAGTCTATGTCCTGGAGCCGACTCCCAAAGCCGAGAGCGGCCCCATGTTTAGTCTTGATTACGAGGACTTGGCGGATATCCTGGAATTTCTTGAATTGCGAATGGCCATGGAGATTGAAGCCGCTGGGCTGGCTGCGGACCGTTGCACCGGGGCTCAGCAGATGAAGATCTACCAGGCGCTGCTGCTAATGAAAGGACTGATCGAAGAAGGTCAGTCCGCCGAAGATGCGGACTACGATTTCCACTTTGGGATTGCCGTAGCCACCAATAATCGCCGCTATGTCGATTTCTTTAATTTTATTCCACCGAAAGTGATCACCCGTTCGCGCTTTTGTAAACGCCCGGTCGACCCGGAGCAGCAACTTTGCTACATGCAGGAGCTTTATCTGGAACATCAGCATATTTACCAGGCCCTGGCCAATAAAGATGCGGTGGAGGCCCGGGAGGCGATGCGGACGCATCTGGTGAACAGCAAAGCCAGGTATGAATCATTGCTGATGAAGGCCCCGGACACCGGAGCCTGAACCGCGACCGTCAACAGCAACAGCTTCGACTTGCAGAGGAAAGCATGGACTATTTCCAGCTGGGCAGGACGGACCTGAATGTCTCCGCAATCGGCTTCGGCGCGATCCCGATCATCCGTCTTGAGCACACTGACGCGGTTCGGGTATTGCGCTACGCGCTGGAGCGGCAGATCAACTTTTTCGATACCGCCAATGCCTACCGTGACAGCGAGGAAAAAATCGGCAGCGCTTTTGCCGGCTTGCGTGATCAGGTGATCCTGGCCAGCAAAACTCAACGGCGGGACGGGGTCGGGGTGCAGGAGCATCTGCAGCGCAGCCTGACCATGCTGCAGACCGATTATCTCGACCTTTATCAGTTCCATCAGGTCTCCAGGGAGCAGGACTGGCAGGCCATGACCGCTCCTGGGGGTGCTCTTGAAGAAGCGACCCGGGCCCGGCAGGCGGGCTTGATCCGCTATCTGGGGGTGACGTCGCACAGCCTGCCGATGGCCCTGCGTCTGGTGCGTAGCGGGCTGTTCGATACTATTCAGTTTCCATTCAACCTGATCGAGGAGGATGCCGCCAACGAGCTTTTCCCGTTGGCGAGCGAGCTTGGCCAGGGGATCATCGTCATGAAACCATTCGCCGGCGGGGTGCTTGATGATGCCGCCGTGGCCTTCAAATACCTGCGTCAGTTCCCTCATTTGCTACCGATACCCGGTTTTGAATCGATTGCCCAGATCGACCAGGTTCTTGCCTGTTATGACTCCCCCAATCAGGTCGGTCCGGAGGACCTGGCGGTCATGGAGCGCTATCGGCGGGAACTGGGGCAGAACTTCTGCCGGCGCTGCGAATATTGTCAGCCCTGCCCGCAAGGCGTCAAGATCACCCCGGCCATGGCCTATCGGATCGTCACCAACCGGATGACGGCAGCCATCGCTCCGCAATTCAGTCGAGCCGCCATGGAAACCGTGCCGCTCTGTAACAGCTGTGGCAGCTGTGTGGAACGTTGCCCGTACGATCTGCCCATCCCGGCCACGCTGAAGGAGCATTATCAGCTGTTCCAGCAGCATTTGAGCGCCTTGCAGGAGGGCTGAACCTGGCAGTCTCCCTGCGGCAGCGGAGTGCTCGTTGACATCCTTTCATGGGCCTGTATCATTTATTAACTGTTTTTGAGCGCCGCAGCATGGTTGGGAGCCATCCCCTGCTGCCTGTTGACAAGGATGACCATGGACGACCCGTCGATTCGCCTTGAGAAGATCATCACCAAACTGCGGACCCATGATTTTCGGGTGACGCCGCAGCGCCTCGCGGTGCTCAAAGCCTTTCTCAGCAACGCCGATCACCCCAGCGTCGAAGATGTTTTCGAACAGGTGCGGGCGGACTATCCCACCACCAGTCTGGCGACGGTTTATAAAACCGTCAATCTGCTCAAAGAACTCGGGGAGATTCTGGAAATCCGCCTGGCTGCGGAGCGCAACCGCTATGACGGCCGTAAACCCTATCCTCATCCCCATTTGATCTGTACCGAATGCCAGGCAATTGTCGACCCGGAACTGAGTGCTCTGCAGCAATTGACCGCAGAGCTGGGGCAGGTCACCGGCTTTCTGATCCAGTCCCACCAACTGGAATTTTTCGGCATCTGCCCCGCCTGCCAGAGTCAACAAAAATTGAAATAGATAGTCCTTTTAAGGAATAATTCCTAACTGATATTGACAATGTAATAGCCTGTGGTATCCCTTTATTCATCTTCTTTTCTCTTGCAACCAAAGGAATCGCCGCAGCCAGGGTACGGCTTCCTTTTTAACCCGAAATACAGGAGGAGTTTTATGAGTGAAGCAGGCAAGTGCCCGGTGACGGGGCACAGCAGTCGCCAGGTGGCCGGTGGCGGCACGTCCAACCGGGACTGGTGGCCGCAGCAGCTGAACCTGGATATTCTTCACCAGCATTCCAATCTTTCCAATCCCATGGATGAGAGTTTCAACTACGCCGAGGAATTCAAAAGTCTTGACCTTAAAGCCGTCAAGCAGGACCTTTATGCGTTGATGACCGACTCGCAGGAGTGGTGGCCGGCGGACTACGGTCACTACGGCGGACTGATGATCCGGATGGCTTGGCACAGCGCCGGGACCTATCGGATGGGCGACGGCCGGGGCGGCGCCGGCACCGGCAATCAACGTTTTGCACCCCTCAACAGCTGGCCGGACAATGTCAATCTTGACAAGGCGCGGCGCCTGTTGTGGCCGATCAAACAAAAATACGGCCGGAAAATCTCCTGGGCCGATCTGATGATTCTGGCCGGCAACTGCGCCCTGGAATCCATGGGCTTCAAAACCTTCGGCTTCGCCGGCGGGCGGGAAGATATCTGGGAGCCGGAAGAGGACATCTACTGGGGCGCCGAAGAGAAGTGGCTGGCGACCAGCGATCAGCCGAAGAGTCGCTACTCCGGTGAACGCGACCTGGAAAATCCCCTCGCCGCCGTGCAGATGGGGCTGATCTATGTCAACCCGGAAGGTCCGGATGGGAACCCGGATCCGGTGGCATCAGGGATCGATGTGCGGGAAACCTTTGCACGGATGGCCATGAACGATGAGGAGACCGTGGCTCTGGTGGCCGGCGGGCATACCTTCGGCAAATGCCATGGCGCCGGCGATGCCGCCCTGATCGGTCCGGAACCGGAGGCGGCAGGGCTGGAGGAGCAGGGGCTCGGCTGGCGAAGCCGTTTCGGCAGCGGCAAAGGCGGGGATACCATCGGTAGTGGCATCGAGGGGGCCTGGAAGCCAAACCCGACCACCTGGGACATGGGTTATCTGAAAGTACTGTTCAAATACGAATGGGAAAAGGTCAAGAGCCCGGCCGGCGCGTGGCAGTGGCTGGCCAAGGACGTGGCGCCCGAGGATATGGTGGTCGATGCCCACGATCCTGCCAAAAAACACCGGCCGATGATGACCACCGCGGATCTTTCCCTGCGTTACGATCCCATCTACGAGCCCATTGCCCGCCGCTACCTGGCCAATCCGGCCGAGTTTGCTGATGCCTTTGCGCGGGCCTGGTTCAAACTGACTCATCGTGATATGGGGCCGCGCGCCCGCTACCTGGGGGCGGAAGTGCCGGCGGAAGAGCTGCTCTGGCAGGACCCGGTGCCGGCCGTGACTCATCCGCTGATCGACGAAGCCGATTGCACGGCCCTCAAAGACAAGATCCTGGCTGCCGGGCTGTCCATCTCCCAACTGGTGACCACGGCCTGGGCCGCGGCATCGACCTTCCGCGGTTCCGACATGCGTGGCGGCGCCAATGGGGCGCGGCTGCGCCTGGCGCCGCAGAAAGACTGGCCGGTCAACCAGCCGGAGCAGCTGGCCGCGGTCCTGCAGGCCCTGGAAGGGATTCAGCAGGAGTTCAACAATGCCCAGGCGGATGGGAAAAAGGTTTCCCTGGCCGATCTGATTGTGCTCGGCGGCTGTGCCGCGGTTGAGCGGGCCGCCCAGCAGGCCGGTTTTAAGGTCGCTGTTCCCTTCAGCCCCGGGCGCAGCGATGCCAGCCAGGAACAGACCGATGTGCAGGCCTTTGCCGTGCTCGAACCGAAAGCGGACGGTTTCCGCAATTACCAGCAGGCCCGGTTCAGTGTTTCGGCCGAGGAGTTATTGATCGACCGCGCCCAGCTGTTGACCCTGACTGCTCCGGAGATGACCGTTCTGGTCGGCGGTCTGCGGGTCTTGGGGGCCAACTTCGGGCAATCGCCCCATGGAGTCTTTACCAGCCGGCCGGAAACCCTGAGTAACGATTTTTTTGTTAACCTGCTCGATATGGGCACCAGCTGGCGGCCTATCTCGGCAGAGGCCGAGCTGTTCGAAGGACGGGAACGGGGGAGCGACCGGGTCAAATGGACCGGGACCCGGATCGATCTGCTGTTCGGTTCCAATTCGCGTTTGCGGGCCATCGCCGAAGTCTATGCCTGCGCGGATGGCCAGGAAAAATTCCTCCACGATTTTGTTGCCGCCTGGAACAAGGTGATGAACCTCGATCGTTTCGATCTGATCTGAGCTTTGTCGGCAAAGATGAGGGGCCGCCCCGTTGCTCTGGTGCAGCGGGGCGGCTGTGCTCAGGGCAAGGTTCGCAAGAGAGCTTTTCCCGATTAAAACTTCAGGTCAGGCAGTGCTGCGTGCGCTTGATCTTCTGGCGTATCAACCAGCAATCTTTGATTGCGCTGCTGTTTTTAGAAATCTGGGATTACAGTTCTTCGCTGAGGTCTGTAATCCCAGATTTCTTGCATATTAGGTTGTAAATATTTGTTTTTCTGCTGAACGGTCTGGCCGGTCTGTCGGTTAGAAAGTCGGTTGAATTCAATACTTCTTTTAAATCAATTCATCTTTCTGGCCGCGAAAATGTCTGCCTACCAGCTGTCGGATCTTCCGCAGGTCGGTGCAGACAAGCAGGTTCGGGAGGCTGGGAATTTGTTGTGCCGCCTGTCCTCCGGCGACCAGTTTGATATCGGTAGGAAGCTCCTTTCTCAGGTTGCCAAGGTCCTGTTTCGCTTGGCGTTTTGAATAATGGGAACTGAAGGACAGGGCGACACCGGCGACGCCCAACTCTTGGGCCAACGGCGGAATTTCGGAAAGAGGCAAGCTCTCATTTATCCAGATACAGTTGACCCCTGCAGCATGAAACAACGCTGCCGCCAGCAGCAGACCCAGTTTGTGGCGCTCACCGTTCATGGTCAAAAACAGAATCTGTGGCTTGTCTGCTGACAGCGTTGCAAATTCGGGCTTGATTACGTCTTCCAGGTGGTCGGAAATCAAGTGTTCACGGGCGATACTGAGTTGTCCCTTCGCCCAGTTGCGGTCGAGAAGTTGCAGCAGGGGAACTGCAAATTTCAGAATAAATAGCTCCAGGCCAAGCTTTTCCCTCTGCTTGGCCATCTCTTGGGCTATCTGGGAGGGGGGAAACTCTTCGATCAGCTGTTGCAGCCGTTGATTGTCCGGTCTGTCCCGTCCCACCAATGTCTCGAGCAACTGACGACGTTCCTGTCCGCTCAAGGAGAAAATTTTCCCAGGTCTTTGCCCATAACTTTGCAGACTCTTGACAATTCGCAGTTCGTCCACCTGCTTTTGAGAATAACTACGGTGGCCACGGCTGTCGCGATCAGGCACCGGGAAGCCGTAGCGCCGTTCCCAGATTCGTAAGGTATCGATACCTATACCAGTTTCTTGGCTGAGTTGCTGAATCGTCATATTTTGTCCTAGACAATATTGTATTTATTTGTATTTTAAATATAAAATATAAAAAATCAAGCATTGTCTGAGGGGTGGTTCCGGTCAAATTGAAAAACTTTTGTCGCGAATTGTTGCTGTGGCTTTGTGCTGATGGGAATTACGCTCTGGGATGAGGAAGGCAAAACGCTATGTTCGGATATTATCTAAAACTCTATCTGCTGACCGTCCCGCTTTTTTTTGCCGTCGATCTGCTTTGGCTCGGGGTGGTAGCAAAAAACTTCTACCAGAATAATCTGTCCCATCTTCTTAGTCCGGCGGTTAACTGGCCGGCGGCGCTGGTCTTCTATTGTGTTTACATTGCCGGGATCATTCTCTTTGCCGTCAAGCCGGGATTGGACACGGCCTCTTTGGCAAAGGCTGCTTTATGGGGGGCCTTGTTCGGATTTTTTACCTACGCTACTTACGATCTGACCAATTTGGCCACCTTGCGCGATTGGCCACTCAAGGTGGTTGTGATCGATATCGCCTGGGGAACGCTCCTCTGTGCTCTGGTCGCCTCCGGCGGGTATCTGATCGGTCGCTGGCTCAGTTAAGAATCGTCCTGTGGTCCGCCTGATCTCAGGGTGGGTTGGTCGAACCATTGATGATGGCTGGAGTTTGATAAATGATTGGGTGATTGCCGGAACCGGTTCACCATTGACTTTCATCTTCAACTGTAAAGGTATGTGCCACGATGAGCCTGTTTCTGTTTTGCGGAATTATTCTTTTCATCTTTATGACCGCAGTCTTTTTGATCGCTATGGGACAGAAGGACAATAGCATCGTCGATATCGCTTATGGCTTGGGTTTTGTTCTTGTCGGCTGGAGTGGCTATATCCTGTATGGCAATGACCACCCAAGGCAGTTGCTGCTGCTCGGACTGGTCAGTCTCTGGGGCCTTCGCTTAACAGCTCATGTTGCCCTGCGCAAACAGACTGAACAGGGGGAGGATTTTCGTTACCGGCAATGGCGCGAGAGCTGGGGCGATAGTTTTGTCTGGCGGAGTTTCTTGCAGATTTTTATGTTGCAGGGGGCGGTTATTTACCTGGTGGCACTGCCATTGTTATTGAGCTTTGCCCAGCCAGGAGATGCGCTTGGTTGGCTAGACCTTTTCGGGGGCATGGTCTGGTTGTTCGGGTTCCTCTTCGAAGCGGTTGGCGATTGGCAATTGTTGCGGTTTAAGAACAATCCGGCCAATCACGGGAAAATTATCCAGCAGGGGCTATGGCGCCTGACCCGGCACCCCAATTATTTTGGAGAAGCGGTCCTTTGGTGGGGCGTCTTCCTGGTTGCTTTTGGTTCTCCCCTCGGCTGGTTTGCTCTGATTAGTCCATTGTTGATCGATTTTTTGCTTCTGAAAGTTTCCGGAATCCCGATGCTCGAAGCCAAGTATCAGGGCAATCCCGAGTTCGAGGCCTATAAAAAAAGGACGAATGCACTTTTTCCGGGTATCCCTAGGGCGAAAGAGGAGAAGCCATGAGTGACGGAGATTCGCGGAAGCTTCGGGTTGCTGTGGTTGGCGGCGGTGTTGCCGGCATTGTCAGTGCCTATCTGCTGCAGCACAAATATCAGGTCTCGCTGTTCGAGCAGAATCATTATCTTGGTGGGCACACGAATACCATCGAGATCAAGGATGGACCGGATGCCGGGTTGGCGATAGATACCGGGTTCATCGTGCTCAACGATGCTACCTATCCACTGTTTCAGAAATTTCTTGCACAGCTTGGGGTTGCTACTCGCAACAGCGAGATGTCATTCGGTTTTCAGTGTCTGCAGAGTGGGTTTGTTTATGCAGGTAACAATCTGAATGGTCTGTTCGCTCAGCGAAGCAACTTGCTCAGCCTGAAGTTTTATCGGTTTTTATTGGAGATTGCCCGTTTCAACAAACAGGCTCGCCAGGATCTTGCCGCAGAGGCTGTGCCGCATGAGACGCTCGGTGAATATTTGCAGCGAGGGAATTTTTCCAAGTTTATGAGCACTCACTATCTGCTGCCGATGGCGGCAGCGATCTGGTCGACGCCGACCCTGCGGGCCGCCGAATTCCCTGCTGAATCGTTCCTGCGTTTTTTTGATAATCATGGACTGCTCTCTTTTTATAACCGACCACAATGGAAGACGGTGGTTGGCGGGAGCTATTCCTATATCAAGGCTTTCAGCAAAACATTCACTGGCGACATTCTTTTGAATGCCGGAGTTGAGAATGTTTTCCGGACAGAGACCGGCGTTCGACTCCAGCTTAGTGACGGGCGTTCCGAATGGTTTGATCGTCTGGTGATCGCGACCCATGCCGATCAGGCCCTCCGTCTTTTGGGTGATCCGAGTTTGGATGAGCAACGCTTGCTCGCGCCCTGGCAGTACCAACTGAATCGTACTGTGCTGCATACGGATGCTTCGTTGCTTCCGCCGCAACGGGCAGCCTGGTCGGCCTGGAATTTTACCCGCGAAGCGGCTCAAGGGACGGAAGATCACCCTGTTTTTGTTAGCTACTACATGAATCGGTTGCAGGGACTAAAGGCGCAGCGGGACTACTGTGTCACTCTCAACCGGAGCGAGAGTTTTCATCCGGAGACGGTGATAGCCGAGTTTGCTTATCAGCATCCGCAATACAGTTTTTCCTCGTTGTCCACCCAGGCAGGGCTGCCGAGTCTCAACGGAGTTCTCAACACTTGGTTTTGCGGCAGTTATTTCGGTTACGGCTTTCATGAGGATGCGGTCCGCTCAGCGGTGGCGGTCGGCAAGGCTCTTGGAGTTGACTTATGACATCGTTGATTTATCAGGGAGAGGTCAGTCATTCACGGCTTCAACCGGTTCAGCACAGTTTTCGTTACCCGGTCTATTTCTACGCCTTCGACCTGGATGACCTGCCCGAGCTCGCCAGGGAAAATCCGCTGTTTGGTTATAATCAGCTACGGCCGGTGGCGATCCATGACAAAGATTACCTCCTGGTCGGGGATCAACCGATCCGTGAAAAGCTGCAGCAGTTGCTCAGCGAAGAGGGGTTTAAGGATGTTCTTGGCCGGGTCATGCTGGTCACGGCAGCGCGTTATTTCAACTATGTCTTTAATCCGATCAGTTTTTTCTACTGTTACCGACAGTCAGGAGAACTACTCTGCGTTCTGGCGCAGGTCAACAACACCTTCGGTGAGATGCACCTTTACCTGCTCGCCGATCCAGGGGCTGATCGTATTGACGGTCGGCTCGTGTATAACAGCGACAAACAGTTTCATGTTTCGCCCTTCTTCAGTCGTGATGGCCGCTACCAGTTTCAAATCACCGAACCAGAGCAGCAGCTTGATAACCGGATCCATTTACATCAAGCAGAACAGCTGATATTTATTGCCCGGATCCAGGGGCGGGCTGAGCCTTTAACCAGCGGAGCCCTGCTGCGCACGATCGTTCGTCATCCTTTCTCAGCTGCCCTGACCATGCCACGTATTCTTTGGCAGGCGGCGAAACTCTATTGGCAAAGGAGGCTTCCAGTGCATACTAAACCAATCCCAGATCATTCCATGACCATCCGTTTATTACCGCCGACTCTGCTTGAGCGGATCGGGCGGTTTTTTGCCCAGAGGCATCTCTCTAAACTCAAACAGGGGCAGCTTGCCCTTCACCTGCCTGACGGTCGTCAGCTTAGTTTTGGAACTGCTGACGTAAAGCCGCAGCAGCTGCAGGTGCGGACTAATCGATTTTTCAGGCGCGTGATGTTTGCCGGTGAGATCGGCTTCGGGGAAGCCTATATGGATGGCGACTGGAGCAGCGCTGATCTGCCGGGGTTGTTGACCATGCTGGCAGCCAACGCCGACCTGGTGGATGACCGGGGCATGGTGAGCGCTTGGTTCGGTCGCTGGGTGAATTATCTGCGCCACCAATTACGCGCCAACACCCTCGCGGGCAGTTCGAGAAATATCCGTGAACACTATGATCTGAGCAATGATTTCTTTGCCAGCTTTCTCGACCCGAGCATGACCTATTCGGCAGCCTTGTTCCGTCATGCGGGGGAGTCCCTCGAACAAGCACAGCGTAACAAACTCCAGACAATGATTGAACTGGCTGACATCGGCAGGGATGATCATGTCCTGGAAATTGGCTGCGGGTGGGGGAGTTTTGCCATCGAGGCGGTGCGCCAAACCGGTTGCCGGGTGACCGGTATCACCCTTTCCCACGAGCAGCTCAAATTGGCCCGGGAGCGGGTTCGGCAGGCCGGGCTGGAAGAGCGGATCAGCCTGCAGCTGTGCGATTATCGGCAGCTCACCGGGCAGTGGGATAAGATTGTCTCCATCGAAATGTTGGAAGCCGTGGGCCATGGTGGGTTGAAGGCCTTTTTCTCTGGCTGCGGGCAGGCGCTGCGCCCCGGCGGCAAGGCGGTGATTCAGGTGATTACCCTTCCGGACCACAAGTATGCGGCCTACCGTTACAGTTCCGACTGGATTCGCAAACATATCTTTCCCGGTGGTCACTTGCCGTCTATCGGTGCCCTGGCGCAAGCGATCGCCACCGGTTCGCCATTGAGAATCGACAGCCTGGAAAATAGTGCAGCCGACTATGCCCTGACCCTCGATCATTGGCGGACCAGGTTCCTGGCAGAAAAACCGCAGCTGCGCGTACTTGGTTACGACGATACATTTTTGCGCAAGTGGGAATACTACTTAGCTTACTGTCAGGCGGGATTCAGCGCACGAATCATCGATCTGACCCGACTGGTGCTGGCAAAGCCGCTCTCCGGCTGAGGAGAGGACAGCGATGTTCGCTAAAATGATCAATCTGACCCTCTATCAGCTCGGCTGGTTGAGCTGTGTCCTCGGGGCCGGGCAAGGCTTCCCGCGCAGTGGTGCACTGGTGGCGCTGGTGCTGGTCGGTGTTCACCTGCTGTTGGCAACAGAACGTGTGGCCGAATTGCGGCTGATGGTTGCCGCCGGGCTGCTCGGCGCCCTGGTTGACGGTGCCCAACAGGCTCTGGGGGTGGTGACCTTTAAAGTCGAGCCGGGCTGGCCGCTGTGGTTGCCGGCGTGGATTCTGGTTGTGTGGATCCAGTTTGCGACCCTGTT
This genomic window from Pelobacter seleniigenes DSM 18267 contains:
- a CDS encoding DUF1365 family protein — protein: MTSLIYQGEVSHSRLQPVQHSFRYPVYFYAFDLDDLPELARENPLFGYNQLRPVAIHDKDYLLVGDQPIREKLQQLLSEEGFKDVLGRVMLVTAARYFNYVFNPISFFYCYRQSGELLCVLAQVNNTFGEMHLYLLADPGADRIDGRLVYNSDKQFHVSPFFSRDGRYQFQITEPEQQLDNRIHLHQAEQLIFIARIQGRAEPLTSGALLRTIVRHPFSAALTMPRILWQAAKLYWQRRLPVHTKPIPDHSMTIRLLPPTLLERIGRFFAQRHLSKLKQGQLALHLPDGRQLSFGTADVKPQQLQVRTNRFFRRVMFAGEIGFGEAYMDGDWSSADLPGLLTMLAANADLVDDRGMVSAWFGRWVNYLRHQLRANTLAGSSRNIREHYDLSNDFFASFLDPSMTYSAALFRHAGESLEQAQRNKLQTMIELADIGRDDHVLEIGCGWGSFAIEAVRQTGCRVTGITLSHEQLKLARERVRQAGLEERISLQLCDYRQLTGQWDKIVSIEMLEAVGHGGLKAFFSGCGQALRPGGKAVIQVITLPDHKYAAYRYSSDWIRKHIFPGGHLPSIGALAQAIATGSPLRIDSLENSAADYALTLDHWRTRFLAEKPQLRVLGYDDTFLRKWEYYLAYCQAGFSARIIDLTRLVLAKPLSG
- a CDS encoding DUF2878 domain-containing protein, with translation MFAKMINLTLYQLGWLSCVLGAGQGFPRSGALVALVLVGVHLLLATERVAELRLMVAAGLLGALVDGAQQALGVVTFKVEPGWPLWLPAWILVVWIQFATLFRFALHWLAGRYWLAAFFGLLGGPFAYWSGVQLGAAQFGDNLLFSVLSLALVWALVVPLLVWLSSRFKPCTGRYRGLA